The sequence TCCTCGTGTAGATCCATGGCTTCTTCTACTGGGCTATCGGGCTGGAGGCCGTGGCGGGTGCGCCCCTCAAGGGCGTGGAGAAGCGACATCGCCAAGGCACTAATCATCTCATTGCCGCTGGCCTGGAAGATCAGAGTATGAAATTCCTTGTCTGCTGCGAGGAATTCTTCGGAAGCGCCCCGGTCCCGAGAGCCCAGCTCGCGTAACTCTTCGGCGAGGACGATCAGCCGGTCTGCCTGTTGCCTTGTGGCATGCTTCGCTGCGTTGAATGCAGCAATGGGTTCTAGGGCAATGCGCAGTTCCGTTAAGGATTTAAGCTGGTCGGCGCGCTGCTCGTCGGAAGCCAACCGCCAGCTGATCACGGAGGCGTCGAAAACAGCCCACGATGATTGAGGAAGTACCGTAATACCCACGCGACGTGACGAGGACACTAGCCCGAGTTGCTCCAACGCGCGCATTGCTTCGCGGGCGACGGTACGAGAAATGCCGAAGCGGGCAGAGATGTCCTGCAGGGTAAAAGTTCGTCCCTCTGGAATGGAACCGGCGACGATTTCGCCACCGAGCTGGTCAAGGACCGATGTCAGTAAAGGGGTCGCAGGCGACTCGGGGGTTGGCATCGCGTAACCATCCTTGAATATTGTAGTACCGGTGAATTTTATAGTTATTACCTTACGCGTGCGGGGCGTGGAAAAGACAATGAATCCGAAATTAGGGGGTAGTCCATGATCGTACAAACAAACACGGTCAGAAGCGTAAATTTCTGCATCCGGGGTGCTATGCGTCTGGCACAATCGGGCAAGTAATCTTATTTTTTAGCTGGGGTAGGGTAGTGCCTAAAGTAGTGGCATAGAAGTGGGCAGCACTATCTCCAAGCCTGCCCCAAATTTGTCCCGAATTTGTCATAAATTTGTCTCGACGAAGAAAGAGTGTGGAAGTTTCTAATGGCTGACCAGCATGAATACGACGCGTACCTTGAAGCTCACGCTGAACCAATCAAGGCGATCAATTGGAACGAAATTCCAGACGAGAAAGACCTTGAAGTATGGGATCGCCTAACCGGAAACTTTTGGCTCCCGGAAAAGATTCCGGTGTCAAATGATATTCCGTCGTGGAAGACGCTTAACGACGCAGAGCAGCTCGCCACCATGCGAGTATTTGCCAACCTCACTCTTCTAGACACAATCCAGGGCACTATTGGTGCGGTCTCACTGATTCCAGATGCTCGCACCATGCATGAGGAGGCGGTGTACACAAACATTTCCTTCATGGAGTCGGTCCATGCCAAGAGCTACTCAAATATTTACATGACGCTGGCTACCACGCCACAGATTAACGACGCCTTCCGTTGGACCGAAGAAAATGAAGAAGTCCAGCGCAAGGCGAAAATTGTCCAATCGTACTACGAAGGCGACGATCCACTGAAGAAGAAGGTTGCCTCCGTCATGCTGGAGTCCTTCCTTTTCTACTCCGGTTTCTACCTGCCCCTGAACTGGTCTGTTCACTCCAAGTTAACTAACACTGCAGATATCATTCGCTTAATTATTCGCGATGAAGCGGTGCATGGTTACTATATCGGCTACAAGTACCAACTTGGGGTGGCAGAAGAGACTCAACAGCGTCGGGACGAGTTGAAGGAATACTCCTTTGATTTAATGTATGACCTCTACGAAAACGAGACCCAGTACACCGAGGATATTTATGATCCCATCGGCTGGACCGAGGATGTCAAGCGATTCTTGCGCTACAACGCAAACAAGGCCCTAAACAACCTCGGCTACGAAGGGCTTTTCCCATCTGATGAAACCAAGGTGTCGCCGGCCATCCTGGCGTCGCTTTCCCCGAATGCTGACGAGAACCACGACTTTTTCTCTGGGTCAGGTTCGTCCTATGTCATCGGCAAGGCCGAGGATACCACAGACGACGACTGGGATTTCTAAAAGCTACCTTGGGCCGCCTAGGGCCGTGAACCTCCGTCAAGCGCCTCCCGCCTCCTTGTTGAGGTTGCGAGGAGCTTGTGCACTTCATGCAGGATATATTCAGATTGGCGGTAGTATATGTCCGTGTGTCCCGAGGCTCAACCCTTAGTTTGAACTCCATTAGGGGGCAATGATCGCAAGCGCTTCCCCGTTAAAACGCGCCCATAGGTACCACCAAACTTCGAATCCCCTGCTTATTGGTCGGGATTCATCTCAAAATATTAATCGGATAAAGATTATTTCGGCAGTACGGCCGTAACGCTATAGACTCTTAAGCGTTGCTAGCCCAAGGTGGTTAGAAATTTGTTGTCTCTCTGTGTGCTTGCCTGCAGCATGCGCGTAGGGAGGTATTATAGGGCGTCACGGCCACTTCGGACGTGGACGTCAGTAGTCAGGAGGATCGTATGACCGCAGTTGCGCCTCGGCTAGACGACTATGTCCAGCCACAACGCCCGGAACCTTTCGGTAATGAACGCAAGGGTTCCCAGCTTTATAAAGTTCTTACCACGACGGACCACAAGGCACTTGGTGCCTGGTACCTCGTGATGTCCTTCGTCTGGTTCTTCGTTGGTGGTCTCATGGCACTGCTGATCCGTTCGGAGCTATTCTCCCCGGGTCTTCAGTTCCTCTCCAACGAGCAGTTCAACCAGCTGTTCACTATGCACGGCACGATTATGCTGCTTGCATTCGGTACCCCAGTTGTCTGGGGTTTTGCTAACTTCGTCCTGCCGCTGCAAATCGGTGCACCGGATGTGTCTTTCCCTCGCCTCAACGCGTTCGGCTTCTGGATTACCCAGATCGGCGTTGTCGCGATGCTGGCGGGCTTCATAACGCCAGGCGGAGCTGCAGACTTCGGTTGGACCATGTACGTGCCGCTGTCTGACCAGGTTCACACCCCAGGCGTGGGTGCTGACCTGTGGATCATTGGTGTTGGTGCTACCGGTATCGGTACTGTCGCCTCCGCGATCAACATGATCACCACCGTACTGACGATGCGTGCGCCGGGCATGACTATGTTCCGCCTACCAGTGTTCACCTGGACCATCTTTGCGGCATCCATCATCGCTTTGATGATCTTCCCTTTGCTGCTCGCAGCGGCTTTGGGAGTTCTCTACGACCGCAAGCTCGGTGCCCACATCTTCGACACCGCTAATGGTGGCGCTATCCTGTGGCAGCACCTGTTCTGGTTCTTCGGCCACCCTGAGGTGTACGTTCTCGCCCTGCCGTTCTTCGGTATCATCTCCGAGGTCATCCCAGTGTTCTCTCGGAAGCCGATCTTCGGCTACATTGGCCTAGTCTTCGCAACCCTAGCGATTGCGGGACTGTCCATGTCCGTGTGGGCACACCACATGTACGCCACCGGCGCGGTTCTGCTGCCCTTCTTCTCCTTCATGACCTTCCTGATCGCGGTTCCAACCGGAGTGAAGTTCTTCAACTGGGTGGGCACCATGTGGAATGGTCACATCACCTGGCAGTCTCCGATGATCTGGTCCATGGGCTTCATGGCAACCTTCCTCTTCGGTGGTCTGACCGGCATTATGCTGGCCTCCCCACCGCTCGACTTCCACCTGCAAGATTCCTACTTCGTCGTTGCGCACTTCCACTACACCCTGTTCGGCACCGTAGTATTTGCTTCCTTTGCTGGAGTGTACTTCTGGTTCCCGAAGATCACCGGACGCATGGCAGACGAAGGCCTAGCAAAGTGGCACTTCTGGTTAACCTTCATCGGTTTCCACACCACCTTCCTGATCCAGCACTGGCTAGGAAACATGGGTATGCCACGCCGCTACGCCGACTACCTGGACTCTGACGGCTTCACCCTGTTCAACCAGATCTCCACGATTGGTTCCTTCATCCTGGGTGCGTCGGTCATCCCACTGATCTGGAACATCTTCAAGTCCTGGCGCTACGGCGAGATTGTTACCGTCGACGATCCATGGGGCTACGGCAACTCCCTAGAGTGGGCCACCTCCTGCCCACCACCACGCCACAACTTCACCTCCCTGCCACGTATCCGCTCCGAGCGCCCAGCGTTCGAGCTGCACTACCCGCATATGGTGGAGCGCATGCGCAAGGAAGCCCACGTCGGCTCACACTAAGAGCCACGGCTTTACCCCAAGCATCTGATCCGACACTGACTACGGTTCACAACCCCCGGCTCAACTCCAATCGTTGAGAGTCGGGGGTTTTGGGGATTATTGGGGGATCACACCGCCTCGGATCGCCCAGATGCCAACAACTGATGTGAACTACTGATCCATTCCACTTCGAAGAAAGAACAATCACAGTGACTAACCCAGCAACAACCGATGTTGTTGATCTCCTGCCCGGTCTCACACACGCGGTGATCACCATTACCGGCCCCGATCGCCCCGGTGTCTCGGCCTCCGCCTTTAGAGTCCTTTCCTCCCACGACGTGCAACTGCTCGACGTCGAGCAAGCCAACTTTCGGGGTAACCTCTTCCTCGCGGCTTTCGTCGGGATTCGCGCCGACGGGCTCGAGACACTGGAGCAGGGACTCAACGAAACTTTAAGCCAGTACAACCAACGCGTCAGCATTGAGGTCGGCGAGCATGTCGCCTCCTCTGGCCAACCCAGGTCCACACACGTTGTTGTCATGCTCGGTAACCCCGTGAACGCGGCAGATGTTTCTGCCGTCGGGCGCACACTGGCAAACTTCGACGCAAACATCGACCGCATCCGCGGAATCTCAGACTACCCAGTGACAGGCCTCGAACTGTTCTGCACGATACCCAACTACACTCCCGGTGACGGCAAGGCGATCCGCGAAGCGCTCGCAGAACTCACCCCTCGCCTCGGAGTGGACCTCGCCATTGAAGGTGCAGGGCTGACACGCCGCGCGAAGCGACTCGTGTGCTTCGACTGCGATTCCACCCTGATCACCGGCGAAGTCATTGAAATGCTGGCTGCTCATGCAGGAAAAGAAACAGAGGTGGCCGCGGTTACCGAACGGGCGATGCGGGGCGAACTCGATTTCGAAGAGTCCTTGCGTGAGCGTGTTAAGACCCTGGCAGGCCTTGATGCTTCTGTCATCGACGAGGTAGCCCGCGATATTGAGCTCACCCCAGGTGCTCGCACCACGATCCGCACGTTGAAAAAGATGGGGTACCGAACTGCCGTGGTCTCCGGCGGTTTCGTGCAGGTACTCGAGGACCTAGCGGAGGACCTGCAGCTGGACTACGTGCGTGCCAACACCCTAGAGATTGTCGATGGCAAGCTCACCGGCAACGTGGTGGGCAAGATTGTTGACCGTGCAGCCAAAGCAGAATTCCTCAAGGAATTCGCGCAGGACTCCGGCTTGACGATGCAGCAGACTGTTGCGGTAGGCGACGGCGCCAACGATATCGACATGCTCTCCGCTGCCGGCCTCGGTGTGGCATTCAACGCCAAGCCAGCGTTGAAGCAGATCGCGGACACATCCGTCAACACACCGTTCCTGGATTCAGTGCTCTACATTTTGGGCGTTCCGCGCAGCGAAATCGACGATTCAGACTTCAAAGACGGCACGTACCGGAAAGTACCTCTCCACTAATGCACGACGACAGCCCCAGCGAGGAAAGCCTCATCGCAGCCGCCCACGCTGTACTGTCCCGCAGCGTGTCGTCGGACCGGCGTGACCGCCATGAGAACCCTGACGATCCGTCGACTGTGCAAGCCATGCAGATCGCGTTGCACCTGCCTAAGCAGGATCCGCCGGACCGCAACGCCGTGCTCGTTGCTGCCGCACAAGCCGTCGTTGGAGTGTGCTTGGCACCACAGGCAGGCCAGGATGGTCCATGGCGCGACGGCCTGACAAGCTGGTACAGCCATCTTATCCGCAAAGTTGCTCGACGAGGACGCAACAAGGCGTGGGACGACGTTCAGGAGTTTCCCGGCGTGACCGCTAGCGTTCGCGGCGCGCAGGTGCGTGCGTTCGTTCCCAGCGCGGTGTCGGAAGTGCCGGCGCCCATTAAGAAGTTACAGATTCACGGCACCGACTTACCCGCGAGCAAGACAACCGCGCTGGAGCCACGCGTGCCGACGATCGCAGTTGACGCGGCGTTGAACATGACAGTGGGCAAAGCCGCAGCCCAAGTCGGCCACGCCTCAATGTTGTGGGCCGCGCAATTGTCTACGAGCCAGGCGGTGTCTTGGGCCCTGACCGGTTTTCCACTCAATGTTGTGGAGTGTTCAGGAGAAGCTTTCGTTCAGGCGGCGAGAACACCGGGGGCACTGTGCGTGCGCGATGCGGGTTTTACCGAAATCGCTGCTGATTCTGTCACGGCGGCAATTTTTAGGAGAATTATTTAGGGGTAGGAGCTGGAGCGACCAAGCGTCGTAAAGCACCGCGGACAACATCAGGGTCGGTCGTAGTCCAGAAATCCGGCAGACTCTTGCGCAGGAAAGCACTATAGCGCTTCGTCGTGAAGCGATTATCCAGTACAGCGACGACGCCACGATCAGTCACCCGACGCAACAAGCGCCCCGCTCCCTGCGCCATAAGCAGCGCAGCGTGAGTAGCCGAGACTTCCATGAAACCGGAACGCCCGGCGGCATCGGCGGCCTTGGATCGGGCCTGCAACAGGGGATCATCGGGGCGAGGAAACGGGATCCGGTCGATGATCACCAGCGACAGGGACTTACCTGGCACATCGACGCCCTGCCATAACGTAAGCGTGCCAAACAGGCACGCGTTTTCGTTCTTGGCGAACTTATCGACGAGCAACCCAATCGAATCCTCACCTTGAACAAAAATCTCAAACGGTAGGCGGGTACGCATCGCCTCCGCTGCCTGCTGGGCCGCGCGTTTCGACGAGAACAGCCCCAGCGTGCGGCCCCCAGCAGCGGTAATCAGCCCCGCAATTTCGCCGAGGGTTTCTTCTGAGAGCCCCTCACGACCCGGTGTGGGCAAGTGCGCGGCATTGTAGAGGATGCCGGACTTCCGGGGATCAAACGGCGTACCCGCATCAAGGCTGTCCCAGGTTCCTTGTGGCAACCCCCAGCTAGCTGCCATCGCCTCAAAGTTGCCACCAATGGTCAACGTCGCGGAGGTAAGAACCACAGTCTGCTCGCCGAACAGGCGATCATGCAGCAAGCCCGCCACCGATAACGGGGCCACCGCCACCGTATCGCCATAACGTTCGGAGCGCTCGAGCCACACCACGTCATCATATTCGGCAGGATTCTCCTCATCGAAGACGGCCAGGATGCGCACCACTGCATCATGCTGATCCTGCAAGTGATTCTTTAAATTCTCGCGCTCGGCAAAACGCTCAGGGTCATTTAGCATTTCGCCTTCAGGAGTGCGCGCAATCTCCTCACGGGTGCGCCACAGCCCGTCGCGCACGGCGACGAAAGAGCTACGGGCGGAATCGGAAATATTCTCCCACCGGCCCGGCTGCTCCAGATCGACCACGGAAGTGAAGTCGTCGATCACATTCTCAAGGTCCTGCTTCTGCTTTGTCGCATCGAGCTTGCCCGCGCGTTTCGCCGACATCGATAGCGCACGCGCAGAGATCTCGGAGGTAGCCACCGACGTGATGCGCCCATCGAGCTCATGCGCCTCATCGATGACCACCACATCATGCTCCGGAAGAATATTGACATCTGCTAGCGCATCGATGGCAAGCAGAGCGTGGTTGGTCACGACAACATCAACGTCACGGGTTTTCGCCTTCGCACGTTCCGCGAAGCACTCCTCGCCATGCGGGCAGCGGGCTGCCCCCAAACACTCGGCAGCCGTGACTGAAACCTGGCGCCAAGCTAAGTCAGGCACGCCGGGGTCGAGGTCATCGCGGTCGCCGGTTTCAGTGTCCTGGGCCCACTCATGGACACGGGCGACATGCTGGCCCATCCAGCTGGTCGCATCATCGTCGAATAGCGCATCCGGTTCCTTGTCTTCAACGGATAGTTTGTGCAGGCACACGTAGTTGGAGCGGCCCTTTTGGATAGCAAACGTGGGGCGGCGTTCCATGACTGGTTCGAGGGCGTCGGCAAGCCGTGGAAGGTCGCGTTCCACGAGCTGGCGCTGCAACGCCAACGTTGCGGTGGACACGACAACGGTGGAATCTTCGGCTTGGGCGTGGCGAATTGCAGGAACCAAGTACGCCAAAGATTTTCCCGTCCCAGTTCCGGCCTGCACAGCAAGGTGCCGTTCCTGCTCGAGCGCATTGGTGACAGCCTCGGCCATCGCTACCTGGCCGTCCCGCTTTGCGCCGCCGAGGGCGTCTACTGCAGTAGCAAGCAGGTCGGTGGTGGTCTGGGTCAACGGCTGGTCACTCACACTGGAGAGTGTAGCGCCTGGGCAGATTGAGGTGTCTGCCGTGTCTACCGATCGTGTTGTGCTGGTACACCAAGTGATTGAATCGGCCTGAGTTGAGGCCCACTTCTTCGATGTCCGGACGCTGTATCTGGCTTTAGCTCTCGGATCTCGGTTTTAAAAACCATTGTCATCAATAGCATACGCATCCGGTCGAAGTCGAGTATCACCGGGGAGTTGACGATTCACTTCATAACCTTGGTTGTGCATGAAACCTGAATAGAAGTCATGAGCTCGTCGGCCGTTAGCTGCTACACCGTTTTCACCTCGGAACGTGTCGTCGACATTTCTGCCAGGAAAATCGGGATGTTGTGCTTTCGGATCAAGGTGTTTGCCCACACCATGAGCCTTCAGCCCTAAAACATCGACCCAGCATCAGGATGGTAGTAGCGGTATAGGTTATACGCCCATCCGGATTCATCGTCGTAGTATTGCCCCGCAAACAGCAGTGGTGAGGACTGTTCACCACGCCAGGTACGTGTGCCGTACAGTGTCTGGCTTGCGTGTCCGACAATCTCACTGGTGGCTGGGTCATGGTCCAGACGTACCCAGCCCCACGGGCGGTTAGTCTTCGGAGGCCTCCGGGAAGCCGGTAAACCGCGTGTTGATCGCCGGCTCGTCGCGCGATAGAGCCAGACCTTCCCACGGCAGCGTGCGGATTTGCTCCGCCAAATGGTTGCGAGATTCCTCCAAGGTTGGGGGCGTGCCGACGAGCTCCCCACCACGCAGCATGGGAACAACCAGCTGGCGGGTATCCAGCCCGGGAAGCTCAGGCGTTGGTCCTTCGAAAGGAGACACAACTTCTTCCACTGCGACCCCTGTGCTGCGGTAGGCGCGCAGGGCAGTTTTTGCGCCTCCGGTCATGGCCTTGCCCCGGGAGCGCTTTGCGACGGGGTGGCCGTCTACTTCCACGAGCTTGTACACCATGGCTGCGGTCGGTGCGCCGGAGCCGGTGACCACGGAGGTACCCACACCGTACACGTCGACTGGGTCGCCGCGTAGGCCGGCGATGG comes from Corynebacterium cystitidis and encodes:
- the nrdF gene encoding class 1b ribonucleoside-diphosphate reductase subunit beta; translated protein: MADQHEYDAYLEAHAEPIKAINWNEIPDEKDLEVWDRLTGNFWLPEKIPVSNDIPSWKTLNDAEQLATMRVFANLTLLDTIQGTIGAVSLIPDARTMHEEAVYTNISFMESVHAKSYSNIYMTLATTPQINDAFRWTEENEEVQRKAKIVQSYYEGDDPLKKKVASVMLESFLFYSGFYLPLNWSVHSKLTNTADIIRLIIRDEAVHGYYIGYKYQLGVAEETQQRRDELKEYSFDLMYDLYENETQYTEDIYDPIGWTEDVKRFLRYNANKALNNLGYEGLFPSDETKVSPAILASLSPNADENHDFFSGSGSSYVIGKAEDTTDDDWDF
- a CDS encoding FadR/GntR family transcriptional regulator, with amino-acid sequence MPTPESPATPLLTSVLDQLGGEIVAGSIPEGRTFTLQDISARFGISRTVAREAMRALEQLGLVSSSRRVGITVLPQSSWAVFDASVISWRLASDEQRADQLKSLTELRIALEPIAAFNAAKHATRQQADRLIVLAEELRELGSRDRGASEEFLAADKEFHTLIFQASGNEMISALAMSLLHALEGRTRHGLQPDSPVEEAMDLHEDLANAIASGDAEAAEAASREILSEVRRALYA
- the serB gene encoding phosphoserine phosphatase SerB → MTNPATTDVVDLLPGLTHAVITITGPDRPGVSASAFRVLSSHDVQLLDVEQANFRGNLFLAAFVGIRADGLETLEQGLNETLSQYNQRVSIEVGEHVASSGQPRSTHVVVMLGNPVNAADVSAVGRTLANFDANIDRIRGISDYPVTGLELFCTIPNYTPGDGKAIREALAELTPRLGVDLAIEGAGLTRRAKRLVCFDCDSTLITGEVIEMLAAHAGKETEVAAVTERAMRGELDFEESLRERVKTLAGLDASVIDEVARDIELTPGARTTIRTLKKMGYRTAVVSGGFVQVLEDLAEDLQLDYVRANTLEIVDGKLTGNVVGKIVDRAAKAEFLKEFAQDSGLTMQQTVAVGDGANDIDMLSAAGLGVAFNAKPALKQIADTSVNTPFLDSVLYILGVPRSEIDDSDFKDGTYRKVPLH
- a CDS encoding aminoacyl-tRNA hydrolase, whose translation is MHDDSPSEESLIAAAHAVLSRSVSSDRRDRHENPDDPSTVQAMQIALHLPKQDPPDRNAVLVAAAQAVVGVCLAPQAGQDGPWRDGLTSWYSHLIRKVARRGRNKAWDDVQEFPGVTASVRGAQVRAFVPSAVSEVPAPIKKLQIHGTDLPASKTTALEPRVPTIAVDAALNMTVGKAAAQVGHASMLWAAQLSTSQAVSWALTGFPLNVVECSGEAFVQAARTPGALCVRDAGFTEIAADSVTAAIFRRII
- a CDS encoding ATP-dependent DNA helicase, whose protein sequence is MSDQPLTQTTTDLLATAVDALGGAKRDGQVAMAEAVTNALEQERHLAVQAGTGTGKSLAYLVPAIRHAQAEDSTVVVSTATLALQRQLVERDLPRLADALEPVMERRPTFAIQKGRSNYVCLHKLSVEDKEPDALFDDDATSWMGQHVARVHEWAQDTETGDRDDLDPGVPDLAWRQVSVTAAECLGAARCPHGEECFAERAKAKTRDVDVVVTNHALLAIDALADVNILPEHDVVVIDEAHELDGRITSVATSEISARALSMSAKRAGKLDATKQKQDLENVIDDFTSVVDLEQPGRWENISDSARSSFVAVRDGLWRTREEIARTPEGEMLNDPERFAERENLKNHLQDQHDAVVRILAVFDEENPAEYDDVVWLERSERYGDTVAVAPLSVAGLLHDRLFGEQTVVLTSATLTIGGNFEAMAASWGLPQGTWDSLDAGTPFDPRKSGILYNAAHLPTPGREGLSEETLGEIAGLITAAGGRTLGLFSSKRAAQQAAEAMRTRLPFEIFVQGEDSIGLLVDKFAKNENACLFGTLTLWQGVDVPGKSLSLVIIDRIPFPRPDDPLLQARSKAADAAGRSGFMEVSATHAALLMAQGAGRLLRRVTDRGVVAVLDNRFTTKRYSAFLRKSLPDFWTTTDPDVVRGALRRLVAPAPTPK
- the ctaD gene encoding aa3-type cytochrome oxidase subunit I yields the protein MTAVAPRLDDYVQPQRPEPFGNERKGSQLYKVLTTTDHKALGAWYLVMSFVWFFVGGLMALLIRSELFSPGLQFLSNEQFNQLFTMHGTIMLLAFGTPVVWGFANFVLPLQIGAPDVSFPRLNAFGFWITQIGVVAMLAGFITPGGAADFGWTMYVPLSDQVHTPGVGADLWIIGVGATGIGTVASAINMITTVLTMRAPGMTMFRLPVFTWTIFAASIIALMIFPLLLAAALGVLYDRKLGAHIFDTANGGAILWQHLFWFFGHPEVYVLALPFFGIISEVIPVFSRKPIFGYIGLVFATLAIAGLSMSVWAHHMYATGAVLLPFFSFMTFLIAVPTGVKFFNWVGTMWNGHITWQSPMIWSMGFMATFLFGGLTGIMLASPPLDFHLQDSYFVVAHFHYTLFGTVVFASFAGVYFWFPKITGRMADEGLAKWHFWLTFIGFHTTFLIQHWLGNMGMPRRYADYLDSDGFTLFNQISTIGSFILGASVIPLIWNIFKSWRYGEIVTVDDPWGYGNSLEWATSCPPPRHNFTSLPRIRSERPAFELHYPHMVERMRKEAHVGSH